The following proteins come from a genomic window of Maribacter sp. HTCC2170:
- a CDS encoding thioredoxin family protein, translating to MANTPSNMLPLGTKAPAFDLMDTVSGKILSLSSLKGEKGTVIMFICNHCPFVIHINPEISKMAKTYQEVGISFVAISSNDVVNYPQDAPHLMKQTAITEGYIFPYLYDESQEVAISYEAACTPDIYLFDDNLNLFYRGQLDDSRPGNGLPVTGKDLRSAIEALIHGKEANTIQKPSIGCNIKWFKK from the coding sequence ATGGCAAATACCCCCAGTAATATGCTGCCTTTAGGCACAAAAGCACCTGCGTTTGATTTAATGGATACCGTGTCTGGAAAAATTCTTTCGTTGAGTTCATTAAAAGGGGAAAAAGGAACTGTCATCATGTTCATTTGCAATCATTGTCCCTTTGTAATCCATATTAATCCTGAAATATCGAAAATGGCAAAAACCTATCAGGAAGTTGGGATTTCGTTCGTTGCTATATCAAGTAATGATGTCGTGAATTACCCCCAGGATGCTCCTCACTTGATGAAACAAACGGCAATTACGGAAGGGTATATTTTCCCTTATCTCTACGATGAGTCCCAAGAAGTAGCAATTTCCTATGAAGCAGCCTGTACGCCAGACATCTACCTGTTCGATGATAATTTGAACCTTTTTTATAGGGGGCAATTGGATGATTCGCGACCAGGAAACGGCTTACCAGTTACTGGAAAAGATTTAAGAAGTGCAATTGAAGCCCTTATTCATGGTAAAGAAGCCAATACCATACAAAAACCTAGTATTGGCTGCAATATAAAATGGTTTAAAAAGTAG
- a CDS encoding tRNA-binding protein translates to MSETINWADFSKIDMRVGTIIEVLDFPEARNPAYQVKIDFGAEIGIKKSSAQITSLYEKEKLLGRQIIAVINFPKKQIASFMSECLILGAVEGKDVVLLQPESSVTNGLKIS, encoded by the coding sequence ATGAGTGAAACAATAAACTGGGCGGACTTTTCAAAAATTGATATGAGAGTGGGAACCATTATAGAGGTTCTGGATTTTCCCGAAGCCCGAAATCCAGCCTATCAGGTTAAGATTGATTTTGGTGCTGAAATAGGTATAAAAAAATCTTCCGCACAGATTACATCTTTATATGAGAAGGAAAAACTTTTGGGCAGACAAATTATTGCAGTTATCAATTTTCCGAAAAAACAAATTGCAAGCTTTATGAGTGAATGTCTTATCTTGGGAGCAGTTGAAGGGAAAGATGTTGTTTTGCTTCAACCAGAATCGTCTGTTACTAACGGACTCAAAATATCTTGA
- a CDS encoding cold-shock protein has protein sequence MSKGTVKFFNDSKGYGFITEDGSNEDHFVHISGLIDEVREGDVVEFELQQGKKGLNAVNVKVVD, from the coding sequence ATGAGTAAAGGAACAGTTAAATTCTTCAATGATTCAAAAGGATATGGTTTTATCACTGAAGATGGTTCAAACGAAGATCATTTTGTACACATTTCAGGCTTAATCGATGAAGTTCGTGAAGGTGATGTTGTAGAATTTGAACTACAACAAGGTAAAAAAGGATTGAACGCCGTTAATGTGAAGGTAGTTGACTAG
- a CDS encoding peptidylprolyl isomerase, producing the protein MQDGIYAKFNTSKGEILVKLTHDKTPGTVGNFVALAEGKLENKAKSTGEPYYNGLKFHRVIPDFMIQGGCPLGTGTGDPGYKFDDEFHPELTHDTPGVLSMANAGPGTNGSQFFITHVPTPWLDNKHTVFGHVEAGQEVVDVIAQADSIESLEIVRVGDEAEKWDALGSFKSFESSREKRMAEEKERQVAELDKVAAGFDETESGLRYKIIQKGTGDKAESGRTVSVHYEGSLLSGQVFDSSYKRNQPIDFQLGVGQVIAGWDEGISLLVVGDKARFVIPSNLGYGSAGAGGVIPPDATLIFDVELMEVK; encoded by the coding sequence ATGCAAGACGGAATCTACGCAAAATTCAATACTTCGAAAGGAGAGATATTAGTAAAACTTACTCACGATAAAACACCAGGAACGGTTGGTAACTTTGTCGCTCTAGCAGAGGGTAAGTTAGAAAATAAGGCCAAATCAACAGGGGAGCCATATTACAATGGTCTAAAATTCCATAGGGTAATACCTGATTTCATGATTCAAGGTGGTTGTCCGTTAGGTACTGGTACCGGAGATCCTGGATACAAGTTCGATGATGAATTTCACCCTGAACTTACCCATGATACACCTGGTGTACTCTCAATGGCAAATGCTGGCCCGGGAACAAACGGCAGTCAGTTTTTCATTACCCATGTTCCGACTCCTTGGTTAGATAACAAACATACAGTTTTTGGTCATGTTGAGGCTGGTCAAGAAGTTGTTGACGTTATAGCCCAAGCCGATTCTATTGAAAGCTTGGAAATTGTTAGAGTGGGAGATGAGGCAGAAAAATGGGATGCTTTAGGATCTTTTAAAAGTTTTGAAAGCTCTAGAGAAAAAAGAATGGCAGAGGAGAAAGAGAGACAAGTAGCCGAATTAGATAAAGTGGCAGCGGGTTTTGATGAAACTGAAAGCGGACTTCGATATAAAATTATTCAAAAAGGTACTGGCGACAAGGCCGAATCTGGGAGAACAGTTTCTGTTCATTATGAAGGTTCATTGCTGAGCGGCCAGGTTTTTGACTCGTCATATAAGCGTAACCAACCAATTGATTTTCAATTAGGCGTTGGTCAAGTAATCGCTGGTTGGGATGAAGGTATTTCTTTATTAGTAGTTGGTGATAAAGCACGTTTTGTAATTCCATCCAATTTAGGTTATGGTAGTGCCGGTGCGGGAGGAGTTATTCCACCTGACGCAACTTTGATTTTTGATGTAGAATTGATGGAGGTTAAGTAA
- a CDS encoding YfiT family bacillithiol transferase — protein sequence MEAMDIEKLKYPIGQFEYPSEVTKKVILNWIGILEELPINLENLVIDLSEEQLETPYRPGGWTVRQLVHHIADSHHHSYTRFKWALTENAPLIKAYEEKEWSSLFDAKTAPIQLSLVYLKALHAKLVFLLKGLTDQDLEKYYVHPDGNAQVTVMENIGKYAWHSKHHCAHIQGLLDRNDW from the coding sequence ATGGAAGCCATGGACATTGAAAAATTAAAATATCCTATAGGACAATTTGAATACCCCTCAGAAGTCACAAAAAAAGTCATTCTTAATTGGATTGGGATATTGGAAGAATTGCCTATCAATCTGGAGAATTTGGTAATAGATTTATCAGAAGAGCAATTAGAAACCCCTTATAGACCTGGAGGATGGACAGTTCGACAATTAGTGCATCATATAGCAGATAGCCACCATCATAGTTATACTCGTTTTAAATGGGCATTAACAGAGAACGCACCACTCATAAAAGCCTATGAAGAGAAAGAATGGAGCAGTTTGTTTGATGCGAAAACGGCACCTATTCAACTGTCTTTGGTATATCTAAAAGCGCTACATGCGAAACTTGTTTTTCTGTTAAAAGGGTTGACTGACCAAGATTTGGAAAAGTACTATGTTCACCCAGATGGCAATGCCCAGGTGACTGTAATGGAGAATATTGGTAAATATGCTTGGCATAGTAAGCACCATTGCGCACATATTCAAGGATTACTTGATCGTAATGATTGGTAG
- a CDS encoding peroxiredoxin: MATIRLGDNAPDFTADSSMGTINFYDYLGESWGILFSHPADFTPVCTTELGTAAKFKDEFDKRNVKMLALSVDGADSHNEWIKDINEVQHTTVNFPIIADEDKKVSDMYDMIHPKADNNLTVRSVFIIAPDKTVKLMLTYPASTGRNFYELLRVVDSLQLTAYHKVATPANWEHGQDVVVSPAIPTNEAREMFDKGVEEIKPYLRMTPDPTS, from the coding sequence ATGGCAACGATAAGATTAGGTGACAACGCTCCGGATTTTACTGCGGACAGCTCAATGGGAACTATTAATTTCTACGATTACTTAGGAGAAAGCTGGGGAATTCTTTTCTCACATCCAGCAGATTTCACTCCTGTTTGTACAACAGAATTAGGTACCGCTGCTAAATTCAAGGATGAATTTGACAAACGTAATGTAAAAATGCTCGCTTTGAGTGTTGATGGTGCAGATTCGCACAATGAGTGGATCAAAGACATAAATGAAGTGCAGCATACAACAGTTAACTTTCCAATAATTGCTGATGAGGACAAAAAGGTTTCTGATATGTATGATATGATTCATCCAAAAGCAGACAATAACCTAACTGTTCGCTCAGTGTTTATTATTGCTCCAGACAAAACGGTAAAATTAATGCTTACCTATCCCGCTTCAACTGGCCGTAATTTTTATGAGCTTTTAAGAGTGGTAGATTCCTTGCAGTTAACTGCATATCATAAGGTAGCTACACCGGCGAATTGGGAACATGGTCAAGATGTGGTGGTAAGTCCGGCGATTCCAACAAATGAGGCACGTGAAATGTTTGATAAAGGTGTTGAAGAAATAAAACCATATTTAAGAATGACACCAGACCCAACTTCCTAA
- a CDS encoding M20/M25/M40 family metallo-hydrolase, which produces MRFIKLTLIVLLTVWNGFSQSEDEKQIKAIYDAALTKGKAYDWLNHLSNQIGGRLSGSVQAQQAVDYTKTQLDSLGVDRVWLQSVMVPKWVRGTPEFAYFETAPGITSDVPICALGGSVATPLGGLKANIIEVNGIEQLAKLGKDKIAGKIVFYNKPMDPTLISTFQSYSGCVDQRYAGASEAAKFGAVGVIVRSMNLRLDDLPHTGSMSYGDTDASKRIPAAAISTNGAELLSTTLKLSPITKFYFKQNCKQFEDVESFNVIGEIQGSKYPNEIMIVGGHLDSWDLGDGSHDDGAGCVQSMDVLRLLKESGYRPQRTIRVVLFMNEENGLRGGNKYAEVAKDKNENHVFALESDAGGFTPRGFSFDCSDSNFEQVQSWKKLFEPYLIHMFVRGGSGADIGPLKNDEMVLAGLRPDSQRYFDHHHAENDTFEHVNKRELELGAATMTSLIYLFDKYGIVKPPKIKG; this is translated from the coding sequence ATGAGGTTTATAAAGCTTACCCTGATTGTCTTACTTACTGTTTGGAACGGATTTTCTCAATCCGAGGATGAAAAACAAATCAAAGCAATATATGATGCTGCTCTTACGAAAGGCAAAGCATATGATTGGCTTAACCATTTGTCAAATCAAATTGGAGGTAGACTATCTGGTTCTGTTCAAGCACAGCAGGCTGTCGATTATACGAAAACGCAATTAGATTCATTGGGGGTTGATCGTGTTTGGTTACAGTCGGTCATGGTACCTAAATGGGTACGAGGAACTCCGGAATTTGCATATTTTGAGACTGCCCCAGGAATAACAAGTGATGTTCCCATCTGTGCTTTAGGTGGATCAGTAGCAACACCTTTAGGAGGTTTAAAGGCCAATATTATTGAAGTAAACGGTATAGAACAATTAGCAAAACTTGGAAAAGATAAAATTGCTGGTAAAATTGTTTTTTATAATAAGCCGATGGACCCTACTCTTATAAGTACTTTTCAATCGTATTCAGGTTGTGTGGATCAGAGGTATGCTGGTGCTAGTGAGGCTGCTAAGTTTGGTGCGGTTGGTGTGATTGTGCGGTCTATGAACTTAAGATTGGATGATTTGCCCCATACAGGATCTATGAGTTATGGAGATACGGATGCTTCAAAACGTATTCCCGCTGCAGCGATAAGTACCAATGGTGCAGAACTTTTGAGTACAACATTGAAGTTGAGCCCAATTACTAAATTCTATTTTAAGCAGAACTGTAAGCAATTTGAAGATGTTGAATCTTTCAATGTAATAGGGGAAATACAAGGAAGTAAATACCCGAATGAGATTATGATTGTTGGTGGGCACTTAGATTCGTGGGATTTAGGTGACGGTTCACATGACGATGGTGCAGGCTGTGTTCAGAGTATGGATGTGTTGAGGCTTTTGAAGGAAAGTGGATATCGACCTCAAAGAACTATTAGGGTTGTTTTATTTATGAATGAAGAAAATGGACTTCGAGGCGGTAATAAGTATGCTGAGGTCGCAAAGGATAAAAATGAAAATCATGTTTTTGCACTCGAAAGCGACGCTGGTGGATTTACTCCGCGAGGCTTTTCTTTTGATTGCTCCGATTCTAATTTTGAACAAGTACAAAGTTGGAAAAAGTTATTTGAGCCTTATCTTATTCATATGTTCGTTAGAGGAGGAAGTGGAGCCGATATAGGACCTCTCAAAAATGATGAAATGGTTTTAGCAGGGCTAAGGCCTGATTCCCAAAGATATTTTGATCACCACCATGCTGAAAATGATACGTTCGAGCATGTTAACAAAAGAGAGTTGGAACTAGGAGCGGCAACAATGACGAGTCTTATTTATCTGTTTGATAAATATGGTATTGTAAAACCACCCAAAATTAAAGGATAA
- a CDS encoding M14 family metallopeptidase, whose translation MKSILLTLALLISCSVAAQENLDLNYYLPQNVTYNTNIPTPKEVIGHEVGEWHVTHDKLMFYMQTLAQKSDRITIETRGKTFEGRPILLLTVTSPSNHLNIEKIRQDHIALTENGASSLPTNSMPIVVYQGFSIHGNEPSGANAGLAYAYYLAAAQGPEIDNLLNNMVILMDPSFNPDGLQRFAYWANTNKSINLVADNNEREYHEVWPGGRTNHYWFDMNRDWLPVQLPESRARIKSFHKWLPNILTDHHEMGTNSTFFFQPGEPTRVHPLTPKMNQELTAEIGKYHAKALDKIGSLYYSEENYDDYYYGKGSTFPDVNGSIGILFEQGSSRGHIQETENGLLTFPFTIRNQFTTALSTIEAAKNMREKILNYQRDFYKNVRAEAAKSRTKSIVFGDNKDGAKAWHLAEILKRQKIKFNELANDVAIGGKKYKKGNSYVVPMNQKNHRLIKAMFEKRTTFSDSLFYDISAWTFPLAFNVDYSEQSSMTNAGAEITNFEPLSGNVSGKSSYAYLFEWNEYYTPKALNKIVEKGLRAKVAKSPFSLEGKQYDYGTIMVPVQNQELNADDLYTFLKDVANESMLKIISVGTGLTKGIDLGSNDFDPIKKQKVAILVGNGIRSYDAGEIWHLFDTRYNMQLTKLDVAYLSNVDLNKYTDLIIPSSWGGGLSKKYAEKIKEWVKEGGTLIGYRSVAEWLNKNEVIKLKFKKDTLVAKNISFAEKGDFNGAQVTGGAIFEAKLDLSHPINYGYKNDRLAMFRNSNVYIEADKNSYNNPIQYTNSPLLSGYISEENLELLKNSVPFQVKRVGKGRVIVFTDNTNFRAFWYGTNKLLMNAIFFGKMM comes from the coding sequence ATGAAAAGTATACTCCTAACGCTAGCTCTTTTGATTTCCTGCTCCGTTGCTGCGCAAGAAAATCTTGACCTTAACTATTATCTTCCTCAAAACGTTACTTATAACACAAACATTCCGACACCTAAAGAGGTAATAGGACATGAAGTTGGTGAGTGGCATGTTACACATGACAAACTCATGTTTTATATGCAGACCCTCGCTCAAAAAAGTGATCGGATAACCATTGAGACAAGAGGTAAGACCTTCGAGGGCAGACCAATATTGTTGCTAACTGTGACATCACCATCAAATCATTTGAATATTGAGAAAATAAGGCAGGACCATATTGCACTAACTGAAAATGGGGCCAGTTCTTTACCAACAAACTCAATGCCCATTGTTGTTTACCAAGGGTTTTCTATCCATGGTAATGAGCCTAGTGGTGCCAATGCGGGATTGGCATACGCCTATTATTTGGCAGCTGCCCAAGGTCCAGAAATAGATAACCTTTTAAACAACATGGTTATTTTAATGGATCCTTCCTTCAATCCTGATGGTTTACAACGTTTTGCCTATTGGGCAAATACAAACAAAAGCATCAACCTTGTGGCCGACAATAATGAAAGGGAATATCATGAGGTCTGGCCAGGTGGTCGTACCAATCATTATTGGTTTGACATGAATCGTGACTGGTTGCCAGTACAATTGCCAGAGAGCAGGGCTAGAATAAAGAGTTTTCATAAGTGGTTGCCTAATATATTAACCGACCATCATGAAATGGGAACTAATTCAACTTTCTTTTTTCAGCCAGGTGAGCCAACAAGAGTACACCCCTTGACCCCAAAAATGAACCAAGAGTTGACTGCAGAGATTGGAAAGTACCATGCAAAAGCGCTGGACAAAATTGGGTCATTATACTATTCTGAAGAAAACTATGATGACTATTACTATGGAAAGGGTTCTACCTTTCCAGATGTTAATGGTAGTATCGGTATTTTATTTGAGCAAGGAAGCTCCAGAGGGCATATTCAAGAAACTGAAAATGGGCTTTTGACATTCCCTTTCACAATACGCAATCAGTTTACCACAGCTTTGTCTACAATTGAAGCTGCCAAGAATATGCGTGAAAAAATCTTGAACTATCAGCGCGATTTTTACAAAAATGTAAGAGCTGAAGCTGCTAAGAGCAGAACAAAATCGATTGTTTTTGGAGATAATAAAGATGGAGCCAAAGCCTGGCATTTAGCCGAAATTCTAAAAAGACAGAAAATAAAATTCAACGAATTGGCGAACGATGTCGCAATTGGAGGAAAAAAGTATAAGAAAGGTAATAGTTACGTGGTTCCAATGAATCAAAAGAACCACCGACTTATTAAAGCCATGTTCGAAAAAAGAACTACATTTTCGGACAGTCTTTTTTATGATATTTCAGCTTGGACTTTTCCTTTAGCATTCAACGTTGATTATTCTGAACAAAGTTCTATGACAAATGCTGGAGCTGAAATTACCAATTTTGAGCCATTGTCCGGTAATGTAAGCGGAAAAAGCAGTTATGCATATTTGTTTGAATGGAATGAATATTATACCCCTAAAGCTTTGAACAAAATAGTAGAAAAAGGTTTAAGGGCCAAAGTGGCCAAATCACCTTTTAGTTTGGAGGGCAAACAATATGATTACGGTACAATAATGGTCCCGGTTCAGAATCAAGAGTTGAATGCTGACGATTTGTACACTTTTCTAAAAGATGTAGCCAATGAAAGTATGCTTAAGATAATATCTGTTGGTACTGGACTTACCAAGGGTATTGATTTGGGTAGTAATGATTTTGATCCTATTAAAAAACAAAAGGTTGCCATACTTGTCGGTAACGGAATAAGATCATATGACGCAGGTGAAATTTGGCATTTGTTTGATACACGTTACAACATGCAGTTAACCAAACTTGATGTGGCCTATTTAAGTAATGTGGATTTAAACAAATATACAGATTTGATTATTCCTAGCTCATGGGGAGGTGGACTATCAAAAAAGTATGCCGAAAAGATAAAAGAATGGGTTAAAGAAGGTGGCACATTGATTGGGTATAGAAGTGTTGCTGAGTGGCTTAATAAGAACGAAGTTATTAAGTTGAAGTTCAAAAAAGATACTTTAGTTGCTAAAAACATATCCTTTGCTGAAAAAGGAGATTTTAATGGTGCTCAAGTAACTGGTGGCGCCATTTTTGAAGCTAAACTAGATCTTTCACATCCCATAAATTATGGCTACAAGAATGATAGACTTGCCATGTTCAGGAACTCAAATGTTTATATTGAAGCTGATAAGAACAGTTATAACAATCCTATTCAGTATACCAATAGTCCTTTGTTGAGCGGATATATTTCAGAGGAAAATTTGGAGCTCTTGAAAAATTCAGTGCCCTTTCAAGTAAAGAGAGTTGGGAAAGGAAGGGTCATCGTATTTACTGACAATACTAATTTCAGAGCTTTTTGGTATGGGACAAACAAATTATTAATGAATGCCATATTTTTTGGTAAGATGATGTAA
- a CDS encoding PPK2 family polyphosphate kinase has translation MKNVDINAYKAIKDVNLAEIPTFENFGVTDKELKKDLEKIREDLGDFQDTLYAHGKYSVLVCLQGMDTSGKDSLIREVFKDFNVRGVVVHSFKVPTELELKHDYIWRHYIALPARGKFGVFNRTHYENVLVTRVHPEYILGENIPSVNSVSDIDQKFWDARFEQINNFEKHIVDNGTIVFKFFLHLSKEEQRQRLLRRLRLKEKNWKFSPGDLKERKLWEEYQRCYQEAINNTSKEHAPWFVVPADNKKAARVIVAQVLLEELKKYKDIVEPELDDKIKANLETYNQQLENE, from the coding sequence ATGAAGAATGTAGATATTAATGCATACAAAGCCATTAAAGATGTAAATCTTGCTGAAATACCAACCTTTGAAAATTTTGGAGTTACGGATAAGGAATTGAAGAAGGACCTTGAGAAGATTCGAGAAGATCTGGGGGATTTTCAAGATACACTTTATGCACACGGAAAATACAGTGTTTTGGTCTGCTTGCAGGGGATGGATACCTCTGGGAAGGATAGTTTAATTAGGGAAGTATTCAAAGATTTTAATGTACGAGGTGTTGTTGTACATAGCTTTAAAGTGCCCACTGAGTTGGAGTTGAAGCACGATTATATATGGAGACATTATATTGCCTTGCCAGCGAGAGGTAAATTTGGTGTTTTTAACCGAACACACTATGAGAATGTTTTGGTAACCCGTGTTCATCCAGAATATATTTTGGGAGAGAACATACCTAGCGTTAACTCCGTTTCAGATATTGACCAAAAGTTTTGGGATGCTCGTTTTGAACAAATAAATAACTTCGAGAAGCATATAGTTGATAACGGAACCATTGTTTTCAAATTCTTTTTGCATCTGTCTAAAGAAGAACAAAGACAACGTTTGTTGAGAAGGCTGCGCTTGAAGGAAAAAAACTGGAAGTTTTCCCCAGGTGATCTAAAAGAAAGAAAGCTATGGGAAGAATACCAACGATGCTATCAAGAAGCAATAAACAATACCTCAAAAGAACATGCACCTTGGTTTGTTGTGCCAGCGGATAACAAAAAGGCGGCCAGGGTAATTGTAGCACAGGTCTTATTGGAAGAGTTAAAAAAATACAAAGATATCGTCGAACCTGAACTTGATGATAAAATAAAGGCTAATTTAGAAACCTATAATCAACAATTAGAAAACGAATGA
- a CDS encoding lysophospholipid acyltransferase family protein, translated as MKIGYNIVKLWLRTGLFFYYTKMEVVGRENIPKGKPIMLLANHQNALMDPLMIAMNCGMNPYFLARSDLFKKPLVSKFLHYLQMMPIYRFRDGVDTLKNNPAIFKKCGDLLVNGETVMLFPEGNHGILRRVRWPMRKGFVKMIFCALEKEPNLDIRILPVGLNYLKAEGFPDSVSMHIGKDFAVQDCFDPDDLVATEAKLKDEIYDRLQKVTTHISDEKTYENVLTQLKNQKVDYLNPNSVNGIISGIDPNIKVTPIKRNTNWISGFMKILFSIINFPILLLWNKRIKSIPLDIEFRTTLRFMMSLILFPVYYLLLYLLLRYTLGQEIALTIISAQVLFNLLYVKLK; from the coding sequence ATGAAAATAGGATATAACATTGTAAAACTCTGGCTTAGAACAGGTCTGTTTTTCTATTATACTAAAATGGAGGTTGTTGGCAGGGAGAATATTCCAAAAGGCAAGCCGATTATGTTATTGGCAAATCATCAAAATGCATTAATGGATCCCTTGATGATTGCAATGAATTGTGGAATGAATCCTTATTTTCTTGCACGATCGGATTTATTCAAGAAACCGTTGGTGAGCAAATTTTTGCATTATTTGCAAATGATGCCTATTTATAGATTCAGGGATGGCGTTGATACTTTGAAGAACAACCCCGCGATTTTTAAGAAATGTGGAGACTTATTGGTAAATGGTGAAACCGTAATGCTTTTCCCTGAGGGCAACCACGGTATTTTAAGAAGGGTAAGGTGGCCTATGCGAAAAGGTTTCGTTAAAATGATTTTCTGTGCTTTGGAAAAGGAACCTAATTTGGATATCCGCATTCTACCTGTTGGATTAAACTATTTGAAAGCTGAAGGGTTTCCTGATAGTGTTTCTATGCATATAGGTAAAGATTTTGCGGTTCAAGATTGTTTTGACCCAGATGATTTAGTTGCTACCGAAGCTAAATTAAAAGACGAAATCTATGATAGACTGCAAAAGGTTACAACTCATATTTCGGATGAGAAAACCTATGAAAATGTTTTAACTCAATTAAAAAATCAAAAAGTCGATTATTTAAATCCTAATAGTGTAAATGGTATTATTTCTGGTATTGACCCAAATATTAAAGTAACGCCAATCAAAAGAAACACGAATTGGATCTCTGGTTTTATGAAAATATTGTTCAGTATTATAAATTTTCCTATTCTGCTTCTTTGGAATAAAAGAATAAAATCAATCCCATTGGATATTGAGTTCAGGACAACTTTGCGTTTTATGATGAGCTTAATACTCTTCCCCGTGTATTATTTGTTACTTTATTTACTGCTCCGATATACATTGGGCCAAGAAATAGCTCTAACCATTATCTCAGCCCAAGTTTTATTTAATCTTTTATACGTTAAGCTAAAGTAG
- a CDS encoding bile acid:sodium symporter family protein, which translates to MTETILDNVHINFNSQALWVMNIALALVMFGIALEISVNDFKRLFKNPKPIFTGAFSQFLLLPAITFLLVWLIEPIPSIALGMFMVAACPGGNISNFITHLAKGNSALSVSLTAVATLLAVFMTPLNLQLWGSMYGPTATILKDVAISPLEMIKLVSLLLAFPLVLGMWVNHARPILAKKMAKILKLLSLLFFISLIFLALYNNREIFLDYIFYVFWIVIIHNLVAFATGFSIAKIGGLSKKDVRSITIETGIQNSGLGLLLIFTFFEGLGGMALLAAFWGIWHLISGLILSAVWGYRPVKKEELVS; encoded by the coding sequence TTGACCGAAACCATACTTGACAATGTTCATATTAATTTCAATAGCCAGGCGCTGTGGGTAATGAATATTGCTTTGGCTTTGGTAATGTTTGGTATTGCCTTGGAGATTTCAGTGAATGATTTTAAGCGGTTATTTAAAAACCCTAAACCTATTTTCACTGGAGCTTTCAGTCAGTTTCTTTTGCTCCCAGCGATTACCTTCTTACTTGTTTGGTTAATCGAGCCTATTCCTAGCATTGCTTTGGGGATGTTTATGGTTGCTGCTTGCCCAGGAGGAAATATTTCGAATTTTATAACACATTTGGCCAAAGGGAATTCAGCTTTATCTGTAAGTCTGACCGCAGTGGCGACCTTATTGGCAGTTTTTATGACACCTTTGAATTTACAGTTGTGGGGATCGATGTATGGTCCAACTGCCACAATTTTAAAAGATGTTGCCATATCACCTTTAGAAATGATTAAACTGGTCTCTTTGTTGCTGGCATTTCCACTGGTTTTGGGAATGTGGGTTAATCATGCTAGACCAATTCTAGCAAAAAAAATGGCTAAAATTTTAAAACTTCTTTCGCTGTTGTTCTTCATTTCTTTGATTTTCCTTGCTCTTTATAACAATCGAGAGATTTTTTTGGATTATATATTTTATGTGTTTTGGATTGTCATTATTCATAATCTAGTGGCTTTCGCAACAGGTTTTTCAATTGCGAAAATCGGGGGTCTTTCGAAAAAGGATGTACGTTCAATTACCATTGAGACCGGAATCCAAAATTCAGGCTTAGGTTTATTGTTGATATTTACTTTTTTTGAGGGACTGGGCGGGATGGCTCTCCTTGCGGCTTTCTGGGGAATTTGGCATTTAATCTCTGGGTTGATTCTTTCGGCCGTATGGGGTTATAGGCCCGTTAAGAAAGAAGAATTGGTGTCATGA